In Acidobacteriota bacterium, a single window of DNA contains:
- a CDS encoding transglycosylase SLT domain-containing protein — protein sequence MKKTIIPIAFVIFFQIAVFAQSDASLGLVTEKDAASRDAQGKLISLAAEEHLYRGDVYMANRLFPQAREHFQKFMENFPTDPGMSRAIFGMARSLMWERKYQEAINWFDKLSPDYLGTKEGREGTAFKGACYVRLSKPNEAVKVYEQYTIMFPTGEKIDSAHLNIIDALREAGRYAEANVWVEKTRVRFSGMPVETNALHARLRMELFRQNWNEVVKAADDLLLLNRFSGSMVGFDETRFLRAYGLEKAGRRAEAVTAYRTIPDSISSYYGGLSTERLAKLDPGSQVKKTVSVSAKNFTDFPVLYRTELLRNAKLRNVDPRFVLAIMKQESSFRPGAKSPAAARGLLQLVFDTAIKYSKLTGYPALKPDDLYDPATNIAIGSYYIGELKNEFGGMYEAIAASYNGGEDNALRWLGRTKPKEAAIFASEVGFAETKNYVFKVMSNYRVYRELYKEDLTRRQ from the coding sequence ATGAAAAAGACAATTATTCCGATAGCATTCGTTATTTTCTTTCAGATTGCCGTGTTCGCGCAGTCGGACGCGTCGCTCGGGCTCGTCACAGAGAAAGACGCAGCGAGCCGCGACGCTCAGGGCAAACTGATCTCGCTGGCCGCCGAGGAGCATCTCTACCGCGGCGATGTTTATATGGCGAACCGGCTTTTCCCGCAGGCGCGGGAACATTTTCAGAAGTTTATGGAGAATTTCCCGACCGACCCGGGAATGTCTCGCGCGATCTTCGGAATGGCGCGTTCGCTGATGTGGGAAAGAAAATATCAGGAAGCGATCAACTGGTTCGACAAGTTGTCGCCCGATTACCTCGGAACCAAGGAAGGACGCGAGGGAACCGCTTTCAAGGGCGCCTGTTACGTTCGCCTGAGCAAGCCGAACGAGGCGGTCAAGGTTTACGAGCAATACACGATAATGTTCCCGACCGGTGAGAAGATCGATTCGGCCCATCTCAATATCATCGATGCGCTCCGCGAGGCGGGACGTTACGCCGAGGCCAACGTTTGGGTCGAAAAAACGCGGGTGCGATTCTCAGGGATGCCCGTCGAAACGAACGCGCTCCACGCGCGCCTGAGAATGGAACTTTTCCGGCAGAACTGGAACGAAGTCGTCAAGGCCGCGGACGACCTGCTGTTGCTCAACCGATTCAGCGGCTCGATGGTCGGATTCGACGAGACGCGCTTCCTTCGCGCGTACGGACTTGAAAAGGCAGGTCGCCGCGCCGAAGCCGTAACCGCGTACCGGACGATTCCCGACAGCATCTCATCTTACTACGGAGGACTCTCGACCGAACGCCTGGCGAAACTCGATCCGGGCAGCCAGGTAAAGAAGACGGTCAGCGTCTCGGCAAAGAATTTCACGGACTTTCCGGTTCTCTATCGCACGGAACTTCTGCGAAATGCGAAGCTCCGAAATGTCGATCCGCGTTTCGTCCTCGCGATAATGAAACAGGAAAGCAGCTTCCGTCCCGGCGCAAAGTCGCCGGCTGCGGCGCGCGGACTGCTCCAGCTCGTTTTCGATACGGCCATCAAATACAGCAAATTGACGGGCTATCCGGCCCTCAAACCGGACGATCTTTACGATCCGGCAACGAACATCGCGATCGGAAGCTACTATATCGGCGAACTGAAGAATGAATTCGGCGGGATGTACGAAGCCATCGCCGCGAGCTACAACGGTGGTGAGGACAACGCGCTTCGCTGGCTGGGACGCACAAAGCCCAAAGAGGCCGCGATCTTCGCTTCCGAGGTCGGATTCGCCGAAACGAAGAACTACGTTTTCAAGGTAATGAGCAACTACCGAGTGTATCGGGAACTCTACAAGGAAGATTTGACCAGGCGGCAGTAG